One window of Myxococcus xanthus genomic DNA carries:
- a CDS encoding DUF3892 domain-containing protein → MIYITAVRLSGGNRLEHITDLKWENRATSESGSSTRAQIVAWIDQGNEARVQVGYSESKVEVVRADPPYLRSSPNNTTVDNLLSLPRF, encoded by the coding sequence ATGATCTACATCACTGCGGTGAGGCTGTCGGGAGGCAACAGGCTTGAGCACATCACGGACTTGAAGTGGGAGAATCGGGCCACTAGCGAAAGTGGCTCAAGCACACGGGCTCAAATCGTTGCTTGGATTGACCAAGGAAACGAAGCCCGCGTCCAGGTTGGTTACAGTGAGTCGAAGGTCGAGGTTGTTCGGGCAGATCCGCCGTATCTGCGGTCGAGTCCGAACAACACGACGGTCGACAACTTGCTGTCCTTGCCAAGGTTCTAA
- a CDS encoding pyridoxamine 5'-phosphate oxidase family protein, with translation MEETGERTMGQPQGVVQGDRREFEELLKDYDTALLTTRGADGHFHTRPMAVAKKHKSGTVLWFATWADTQKVQDLESDPHCSLAFHASEDSATYLSVSGVAEVVRDRRAIHDLWEPGWKPWFPQGPDEGDIALLRFTPEHAEYVHPAGGKLKVLFSTAKALVTKQRPDIAPKKELDLH, from the coding sequence ATGGAAGAGACAGGCGAGCGCACGATGGGACAGCCGCAGGGTGTCGTCCAGGGAGACCGCCGGGAGTTCGAGGAACTGCTGAAGGACTATGACACCGCCCTCCTCACCACCCGGGGTGCGGACGGACACTTTCACACGCGGCCCATGGCGGTGGCGAAGAAGCATAAGTCCGGCACCGTGCTCTGGTTCGCCACCTGGGCGGACACGCAGAAAGTGCAGGACCTGGAGTCGGACCCGCACTGCTCGCTCGCTTTCCACGCGTCGGAGGACAGCGCCACGTATCTCTCCGTGTCGGGTGTGGCGGAAGTCGTCCGCGACCGGAGGGCCATCCATGACTTGTGGGAGCCCGGCTGGAAGCCCTGGTTCCCACAGGGCCCGGATGAGGGTGACATCGCCCTGTTGCGCTTCACGCCCGAGCACGCTGAATACGTCCACCCGGCAGGCGGAAAGCTCAAGGTGCTCTTCAGCACCGCGAAGGCGTTGGTGACGAAGCAGCGCCCCGACATCGCGCCCAAGAAGGAGTTGGACCTGCACTGA
- a CDS encoding ROK family protein, with translation MRDWDVWRLVLPGVSPLEVWNLPVMGRELWELLGAPRVDADRRAGVPEPALAGRLGPALAVALSTLVKRHAVDAVWLSGGLVCLEGFGAMLSSVSTALPCPVYVAEHPLFAPALAGLRLLAPLAPAHPVALDVGQTGIKCVSPTAAPRIFERDAALLPRYFIGMARPPDRRHVKAAVAFIASALRVFSARLPDALCLALPCPLDASLVPGGCTYGWEGHESLVADILQAAMGNEGRGTALVLNDAELATEAARGDSRLANHSRVLCLTLGFGPGGALLERR, from the coding sequence ATGCGTGATTGGGACGTGTGGCGTCTGGTGCTACCGGGTGTGTCGCCGCTGGAGGTGTGGAACCTGCCCGTGATGGGTCGCGAGCTGTGGGAGTTGCTCGGGGCGCCTCGCGTGGATGCGGACCGTCGCGCGGGGGTTCCCGAGCCGGCGCTCGCGGGCCGACTGGGCCCGGCGCTCGCGGTGGCGCTGTCCACGCTGGTGAAGCGGCACGCGGTGGATGCCGTGTGGCTCAGTGGCGGATTGGTGTGCCTGGAGGGCTTCGGTGCCATGCTCTCGAGTGTGTCCACCGCGCTCCCCTGCCCTGTGTACGTGGCGGAGCATCCACTCTTCGCTCCGGCCCTGGCGGGACTGCGCCTGCTGGCGCCGCTCGCGCCCGCGCATCCGGTGGCGCTCGACGTGGGGCAGACGGGCATCAAGTGCGTGAGCCCCACAGCGGCCCCGCGCATCTTCGAGCGCGACGCCGCGCTGTTGCCCCGGTACTTCATCGGCATGGCGCGGCCTCCGGACAGGCGACATGTGAAGGCGGCGGTGGCGTTCATCGCCAGTGCCCTGCGCGTGTTCTCGGCTCGGCTGCCCGATGCCTTGTGCCTCGCGCTGCCGTGTCCGCTGGACGCGTCGCTGGTCCCCGGGGGCTGCACCTACGGCTGGGAAGGCCACGAGTCGCTGGTGGCGGACATCCTCCAGGCGGCCATGGGGAACGAGGGCCGCGGGACCGCGCTGGTGCTCAATGACGCGGAGCTGGCCACGGAGGCCGCGCGGGGTGATTCGCGGCTGGCGAACCACTCGCGCGTGTTGTGTCTCACACTGGGCTTCGGGCCGGGTGGCGCGTTGCTGGAACGGCGGTAG